One Phaseolus vulgaris cultivar G19833 chromosome 2, P. vulgaris v2.0, whole genome shotgun sequence DNA window includes the following coding sequences:
- the LOC137809347 gene encoding uncharacterized protein — translation MTILCMIGYGLNVLRVLTETNNPIPEFIPQKERRRQELMSYLVHTERCRDIIRMSPEAFINLCQRIRGTDMVKDAFRSIVEEQVAKFLHIIGYNVKNRSVSFFFHRSGETVSRHFHNVLKAILMMHGEFLIQPAGTEVEPHILNNNRFFPYFKDCLGAIDGTHVRVKVPRVDAPRFRGRKDWPTQNVFAACKYYLGDAGFMLKTQVITPYRGVRYHLKEYSRRGPQNARELFNHRHSSLRNVIERTFGVLKKRFPIIISGTEPHYSVDTMTDIVLACCILHNFLRGVDNDDSLLEEVDRELMQGDIDVSHSQTREDDYRLGSQIRDTIANEMWKGFIMDHGKGIASESSAVVREHKKWTTDMDFRLLNAMIDEASMGNRIDGSWTTQGYTNIVKSLHQTGLVGITKNNVKNRQKSLKDKWREIHDLFSGLSGFAWNPSTKIFEAEDEAKPSTAKWRVNPIRHYKLMEDFGGLIVLLATVEEQHCSPQIELSLIILM, via the exons ATGACAATTCTTTGCATGATTGGATATGGATTGAACGTATTGCGTGTGTTAACCGAGACAAATAATCCTATACCGGAGTTTATTCCACAAAAAGAGCGTCGTCGACAAGAATTGATGTCGTACTTGGTCCATACTGAAAGATGTCGTGACATTATTCGCATGAGTCCGGAagcatttattaatttatgtcaACGAATAAGAGGAACGGATATGGTTAAAGATGCATTTCGATCTATAGTTGAAGAACAAGTGGCTAAATTTTTACACATCATTGGTTATAACGTCAAGAATCGAAGTGTTTCGTTCTTCTTTCATCGGTCCGGGGAAACAGTGTCTCGtcactttcataatgttttgaAAGCAATATTGATGATGCATGGAGAGTTCTTAATTCAACCAGCTGGGACTGAGGTTGAACCTCATATCTTAAACAACAATCGATTTTTCCCATACTTTAAG GATTGTTTGGGTGCCATAGACGGCACTCACGTCCGTGTTAAAGTCCCCCGAGTTGATGCTCCTCGTTTTCGTGGAAGAAAAGACTGGCCAACGCAAAACGTATTTGCTGCTT GCAAATACTACCTTGGAGATGCGGGTTTTATGCTCAAAACCCAAGTTATAACTCCATATCGCGGAGTTCGATACCATCTAAAAGAGTATTCCCGAAGAGGTCCACAAAATGCCCGTGAGTTATTTAATCATCGTCATTCCTCACTAAGAAATGTTATCGAAAGAACATTTGGTGTCCTCAAAAAGCGATTTCCAATTATCATTAGCGGAACAGAGCCTCATTACTCTGTGGACACTATGACCGATATTGTTTTAGCATGTTGTATTCTTCATAACTTTCTTCGCGGGGTGGATAATGATGACTCTTTGTTGGAAGAAGTTGACCGTGAGTTGATGCAAGGAGATATAGATGTGTCACACTCGCAAACTCGTGAGGATGACTACAGGCTCGGGTCACAAATTAGGGATACTATAGCGAATGAAATGTGGAAAG GTTTTATCATGGATCACGGGAAGGGTATTGCTTCAGAGTCATCTGCAGTTGTCCGTGAACACAAAAAATGGACTACCGACATGGATTTCCGATTGCTGAATGCCATGATCGATGAGGCATCTATGGGTAACCGCATTGATGGTAGTTGGACGACGCAGGGTTACACAAACATTGTTAAATCCTTACATCAGACTGGATTGGTAGggattacaaaaaataatgtgaAGAACAGGCAGAAAAGCCTTAAGGACAAATGGCGTGAGATCCATGATCTATTTAGTGGACTGAGTGGTTTTGCTTGGAATCCAAGCACGAAAATTTTCGAGGCCGAGGATGAA GCAAAGCCCTCGACCGCAAAATGGCGTGTTAATCCCATCAGGCACTACAAGTTGATGGAAGACTTTGGGGGCTTGATCGTGCTACTGGCCACGGTGGAAGAACAACATTGCAGTCCTCAAATCGAACTCAGTCTCATCATTTTAATGTAG